Part of the Nicotiana sylvestris chromosome 5, ASM39365v2, whole genome shotgun sequence genome is shown below.
GAAAGGAGTGAATAAGATTCTCTGAAGTTAATTGATAGAGAACGACAACGTTACAATTACAAACAATGTTTTGAAAGGCGGGGCGGGGGCGTGAGGCGAGGCGAGGCGTTTTACCTCTGACGAGGCAAGGCGTTTTACCCTGAGACATGGGATGTAAGTCTCACGGATctttaaattttattaattttaagatagtataaaatataaaataattataaaattacattaaaattacaaaattataaaaaataatctatttaaaatatttatgaattataattcaactatgaataatacgaaaagtatgacatatatcataatatgtAAATTAACTGCAACATCGTTACAACTCAAACAATTGCATAAAGTTCTATTTGGCGAGCCCAGTACACTGGGCATCGAGTGTGTTCGGGGCATAAGCCCCGACGGCCGAGGCGTAAGTCTCACGGAACTAAGCCCCACACATAAATCCGGGGGCGTTTTACGAGTGCTCTGCCCTGGGGCAAGCCCGGGCGAGTCCCAATTCTGCCTTTTAAAACAGAGATTACAAATACCTTTCAGGTAATATTTTCATTGATGTTTCTAAAATGGCTAAGCCTACATTACATGCAATACTACCTAGAATACTACGAAAATATATAAAGAACATTGTGCCAGGATCTGTGGCCACTGCTACCACAGAACTCTAGTATTGTGTTTTGTCCTAGTGAAGTTTCCCCCCTCTACAAATTTTTGTCTTCCATGGAAAGGGCGATATCAGATATGTGACCATTTGGTTGGAAGATAAACTCCAACCTCAAGTATAGGAAAGTGGAAATAGTTTtgagaaaataatatttttttcatttatacATGGAACCATGTTCCCCTAGAGCACAATGAGTCAACAAAGTTCCTCATAATTGTTTCTTGTTTACAATTCAGAAAAATGGTTATAATGAGATCCAAGAGAATACTACCTGCAATCAAAGATGAGAAATTCAAATTACTTGTCAGCATACCACAACAGGCCTCCTATGCAGGACATCTAGGAAAGAAACGGATATAAGAGACTATAGATGCAAATCTTAGATCACCTTGAATATTTCAGATTTGATTTGGCTTCTATACGATAAAATTATCAATCATATGTTGTATAACATCAGCACCTTCGGCATGCATATATTGATCCTTCACCTGTAAACATCCAATGAGCATTACAGTCTTAAGCCCACACCACATTTAACTAAGGGTGAAAACGTGAAAAAGCTTTAATCTTATTGAGTTGCATTTTTACAGTTTACTCTATATACTTTTAATTGCATTTAGTCACAGGGTTTATCAATTGAATGACAAATTGCATGTAGTTACAGGGTTTATGAAGCGAATGAGAAACTGCATGTATTACAGGGTTTATTAAGTGAATGACAAACCAAATCTAGTTTCAGGGTGTAGTAAGTGAATGGCACATTCAACCCCTTTAGTGAGCAACAAAGATGACCAACCCATTCTTTGGAAACTATTGGGAAGAGAACATAAAGAAGAGAGAAAATCAAAGAGAGTGAGACACATTGCAACTTCTGTTTGTCTGGTTATAAGAAAAAAATGGAAGCATACATTAAGATTTGTCCTTGTTTTgggaagagaaataaaagctcAAGAGAAAGGTATACTCCTTTTTGACTTTCACTATTTTTTCGACTTTATGTACCAAAATGGAGTGGAAATTATAATTCTCTTCCTTTCATAATTAGTGCTTTAAATTGTGATGCCTTTCTCCCAGCTGGCTTATAAATTCAAACAAAGGGACGATAGAATCGCATAAAGTATATAGCATGCTCCAAGGATGTCAATGTCTAACACTGGCTCTTCCCACCACTACTACTTGGGCTACATTATTGTTTCATTTTTTAGCACCAGGCACTCCTCTAAATGTCATCTGCATGTCTAAAGTGGCAAGAGGTCCAGAAATAGACATGGTTCAAGCCAAAatctctctttttcatttttctagtAATGCGAGGTCAAATAGGAAGTGCAATACTCTTATGATGTATCCAAGAGGGTTAGGACATATAAAAATGGATATGCCCATTTTTCAAAAGATAAATTGTGGGTGATTGCAGTTTCTCGCCATAACCTAAACCTTGGTCAAGCTGGATAAACTAAACCTTTACTCACTACTTTTTGAGGCTATAAAATAAGCAAGTAACAGAATAAAAAACATGAACATACAGGACAAAGATATGAGTCTCATAAGTGCTTTTTCAGTCTTAAATCTGTGAGGGAGATGAAAGAAGCTTTATTTTTTACATATTGTACAAAAATAATGCATAATTCCTACACCAACGTAAATTAAATGTGACTCGGCTGTGATTCCAGGAGAACCAGCAAATATCTATAAATTCTCTGGGCAATCATGTCGTTAAGTATTTGTAGTCaggagagaaagagagagggacCTGAATAACACTGTGAGCAGCAAATTTACGCCTGCTCTTGTGAAAGCTAACATCTACTTTGTCCCATGACACTCTAGACAAACCAGTCACCAATTCCTCTGCATAATTGTCCAAAGCATGAACTCTGCAATATCTAGAAGCCAAGAGaggaacacacacacacacgcacacgcATAGCATAGGGCAAGAAACTCGGATCCCAAAATCAAAATCTCTAGTGGACTAAAACAAAATACAGTTGCAAGAAAAAAACACTCAGACCAAATAGCATAGGGCAAGTTCAGAATTTTGCCATGTCTAAAAAGGATGAGGGCCTATGCTACATGCATTTGTTTAGGGGCTACATGTTCAATACACGTGGTGTAAGTATCCGCTATGAGTACATGAAGCTTTCTTTATAATTTTTAGCGTATTTTGAAGTATTCTAATGAAATACTCAAACAATGCCCACCTGTTTCAGCTCGATACAGATTTGCTAAGGAAAAAGAAGGATCCATATGAGTCAGGGGAGAACCTAATACCATCTCCATTTTACCAACCAAATAGCATAACATTTTAGGATCAACACATTGGTTATTTCTTTTAACAGCGGTACGTAATCATGCATGTATGATGGAGCAGCATTACAGAATGTATCAGAGGCCCCCAGAATGTGAAGGAGGATCGAACTAACAAAACCAAGAAATGATTTGACATAAAGCCAACTTCTTGTCATAAGAAAAGAACTACAAACCTTCCGCCTTGTCCAAAGAATCATCTTCCTTCACAACGGATTCACCCTGCTCACCATCACATGCCTTGCAATGTTCTTCATAGACAATGTGAGGATACTTTTCACTCAAGGAGTCTTCCCACTACAAGCACCAAAATGATTTTCCACATAAGATCTAAAAGGTGGAAGCTAAAAGACATATCGTAGGAAGAATGTACCTTGGGGAGTTCATTATTACGTCTAATAGATGATGTTCTCCAACCAACAATATCTAAACAACTATCGTTAAAGAAATCTATCTTCAGAAGTTAGGGTATCATAAATGCTGAATGTGTGATTCAACATGCAATCAGGATACGGTCATAGCCAACATTTGAATATGCAACTCGGCGCTTGAATGAACGCAATGCAGACCTGTATACATGGATTTTTCAACTAATTAACATCATATACGGTATTTACTACAGGTTCCCAATAAATACAGGACCAATCAATCCTATATGTACTATATTAATCTCTGTAACGTACATGAAGCGTAGTTCATCGTCATCTTCCACCATGCGTTTAAGTAATGGAGGCTTCCCTTCATCATTATCACAAAGAAAAAGGTGCTGCCCTGTTCTTTTGAATATCAAATGAATTACATGAAAAGCAACTTTCTCTAGGGCAGTTACACCAAAAAGAAATGGTACCTGACAATACCTTAAAGAATTAATATTACCAAAAGGTTCAACAGCTGACATAGCATATCTTATAAGATAGACCTAGAAGAAACCTCAAAATCTTACAAACATGAATCATGAATGCACACACTTGATAAAACAGGAACTACAATTTGACATTCATCAAGATCTAGGCAACAAAAGGAATATGCCGAAGATTAGCAATCGCCTTGATCCTTCAGGATAGTCAGATAAAGGAGCATTTCCATTTCCACGGTAATGCAGCATTAATCTGGGATCAAAATATATGTACGACTAAACACTACCACGTCCAAACAACTGATTCGAAGCTATAGGCAAGTAGACAAACCGAATACGTAAGATTCAGAGCCTTCACTGAATTGACGCTTCTTGAAGAAGCTTCACTGTGGCAGAACATTGATTTTTACCAGTAAGTGCCAAGATTAAAGGGTTAATCTGGAATCTTTGATGCTTTTAAAAGCTCAGAAACCTCCTAAAGAAACCTAAATCACAATGTACGCAGACAAACATGAGCAACTTTCAAGGTTACTAAAGAGCGACCATTACGACAAGATCTGAGAGGTTCTTCAGTAT
Proteins encoded:
- the LOC104219234 gene encoding lipid droplet phospholipase 1-like → MENGKVENGGVCSSESINGGEDIFSCQNSDADHLVIMVHGILGSATDWKFGAEQFVRMLPDKVFVHCSERNMAKLTLDGVDVMGERLAEEVLEVIKRNPGLKKISFVSHSVGGLVARYAIGKLYRPPRMENVADLLANACVEGSKGTIAGLQPINFVTVATPHLGSRGNKQVPFLFGVTALEKVAFHVIHLIFKRTGQHLFLCDNDEGKPPLLKRMVEDDDELRFMSALRSFKRRVAYSNVGYDHIVGWRTSSIRRNNELPKWEDSLSEKYPHIVYEEHCKACDGEQGESVVKEDDSLDKAEEELVTGLSRVSWDKVDVSFHKSRRKFAAHSVIQVKDQYMHAEGADVIQHMIDNFIV